The Microlunatus antarcticus genome window below encodes:
- a CDS encoding right-handed parallel beta-helix repeat-containing protein, with the protein MRRPLTVLVFLVLAALLGGSLAAGAATPNDTTCRKVVGSTKSPSHADLLKYSACRFDKLDAQVAALSPSTSLPPAPSASPSPSSTPSPSSTPSPSATASPNPTGGDDFPSASSTGVPSGVTLSAYTGPATITTAGTVIDGKRITTCIEVKANDVTIRNSLIQSKNCFFNVLAANGNTGLQLVDVEIDGQGNTNGDSAVNGAGYTCLRCDVHGTIDGFKVGSNVVIQDSYIHDLVGTNDSHNDGLQVLAGSHIKIVHNSILIGLKSATSGILAKADFGPISDLVIERNLVAGGAWTIYAGSEEGNGGDGPAAGVTVKDNQFSTRYFAKAGAFGPLTDLMPSYTVSGNTWADGPSKGRTVS; encoded by the coding sequence GTGCGCCGACCACTGACCGTGCTCGTCTTCCTCGTCCTCGCCGCCCTGCTGGGGGGCAGCCTCGCCGCAGGTGCCGCGACACCGAACGACACCACGTGCCGGAAGGTGGTGGGGAGCACGAAGAGCCCCTCCCACGCCGACCTTCTGAAGTACTCCGCGTGCCGGTTCGACAAGCTGGACGCCCAGGTCGCTGCGCTCTCGCCGAGCACGAGCTTGCCGCCGGCACCGAGCGCGAGCCCTTCGCCTTCGAGCACCCCCTCGCCGTCCAGCACGCCGAGCCCGTCCGCCACCGCGAGCCCGAACCCCACGGGCGGAGACGACTTCCCGTCCGCCTCGTCGACCGGCGTGCCCTCCGGCGTGACGCTGTCGGCCTACACCGGGCCCGCCACGATCACGACCGCCGGCACCGTGATCGACGGCAAGCGCATCACCACCTGCATCGAGGTCAAGGCGAACGACGTCACCATCCGCAACAGCCTGATCCAGTCGAAGAACTGCTTCTTCAACGTGCTGGCGGCCAACGGGAACACCGGTCTGCAGCTCGTCGACGTGGAGATCGACGGCCAGGGCAACACCAACGGGGACTCCGCCGTCAACGGTGCCGGCTACACCTGCCTCCGCTGCGACGTCCACGGGACGATCGACGGCTTCAAGGTGGGTAGCAACGTCGTCATCCAGGACTCCTACATCCACGACCTCGTGGGGACGAACGACTCGCACAACGACGGCCTGCAGGTGCTGGCCGGCTCGCACATCAAGATCGTCCACAACTCGATCCTCATCGGCCTGAAGTCCGCGACGTCCGGCATCCTGGCCAAGGCCGACTTCGGTCCCATCTCCGACCTCGTCATCGAACGGAACCTCGTCGCCGGAGGCGCCTGGACGATCTACGCGGGCTCGGAGGAAGGCAACGGCGGCGACGGGCCCGCGGCCGGCGTCACGGTCAAGGACAACCAGTTCTCCACCCGCTACTTCGCGAAGGCCGGGGCGTTCGGCCCGCTCACCGACCTGATGCCCTCCTACACGGTCTCGGGCAACACCTGGGCCGACGGTCCCAGCAAGGGCCGCACCGTCTCCTGA
- the ispG gene encoding flavodoxin-dependent (E)-4-hydroxy-3-methylbut-2-enyl-diphosphate synthase encodes MTINLGLPSLPPPTLAPRRKTRKIKVGKVDVGGDAPVSVQSMTTTLTSNINATLQQIAELTATGCDIVRVAVPSQDDADALPAIAHKSQIPVIADIHFQPKYVFAAIEAGCAAVRVNPGNIRAFDDQVKEIAKAAKDHGTSIRIGVNAGSLDKRLMAKYGKATPEALVESALWEASLFEEHDFREFKISVKHNDPVIMVRAYELLSESCDYPLHLGVTEAGPAFQGTIKSSVAFGSLLSRGIGDTIRVSLSAPPVEEVKVGLQILQSLNLRPRKLEIVSCPSCGRAQVDVYTLAEQVTAGLEGMTVPLRVAVMGCVVNGPGEAREADLGVASGNGKGQIFVRGEVIKTVPEADIVATLIEEAMRLADEMPAGEESGAPLVSVAGSAPARV; translated from the coding sequence ATGACTATCAACCTCGGGCTGCCCTCGCTGCCGCCTCCCACCCTCGCCCCGCGCCGCAAGACCCGCAAGATCAAGGTGGGCAAGGTCGACGTCGGTGGTGACGCGCCGGTCAGCGTCCAGTCCATGACGACGACGCTGACCTCGAACATCAACGCCACGCTCCAGCAGATCGCCGAGCTCACCGCGACCGGCTGCGACATCGTGCGCGTGGCCGTGCCGAGCCAGGACGACGCCGACGCGCTCCCGGCCATCGCGCACAAGTCGCAGATCCCCGTGATCGCGGACATCCACTTCCAGCCGAAGTACGTCTTCGCCGCCATCGAGGCGGGCTGCGCGGCGGTCCGGGTCAACCCGGGCAACATCCGCGCCTTCGACGACCAGGTCAAGGAGATCGCGAAGGCCGCGAAGGACCACGGCACCTCGATCCGGATCGGCGTCAACGCCGGCTCGCTCGACAAGCGCCTGATGGCCAAGTACGGCAAGGCCACCCCGGAGGCGCTCGTCGAGTCCGCGCTGTGGGAGGCCAGCCTCTTCGAGGAGCACGACTTCCGCGAGTTCAAGATCAGCGTCAAGCACAACGACCCGGTGATCATGGTCCGGGCGTACGAGCTCCTCAGCGAGTCCTGCGACTACCCGCTGCACCTCGGCGTCACCGAGGCCGGCCCCGCGTTCCAGGGGACGATCAAGTCCTCGGTCGCCTTCGGCTCGCTGCTCAGCCGGGGCATCGGCGACACCATCCGCGTCTCGCTCTCGGCCCCGCCGGTCGAGGAGGTCAAGGTCGGGCTGCAGATCCTGCAGTCGCTCAACCTGCGGCCCCGCAAACTCGAGATCGTGTCCTGCCCCTCGTGCGGCCGCGCGCAGGTCGACGTCTACACGCTGGCGGAGCAGGTCACGGCCGGGCTCGAGGGCATGACCGTCCCGCTCCGCGTCGCGGTCATGGGCTGCGTCGTGAACGGTCCGGGCGAGGCCCGCGAGGCCGACCTGGGCGTGGCGTCGGGCAACGGCAAGGGTCAGATCTTCGTCCGCGGCGAGGTGATCAAGACCGTGCCGGAGGCCGACATCGTCGCGACCCTCATCGAGGAGGCCATGCGCCTGGCCGACGAGATGCCTGCGGGCGAGGAGAGCGGTGCGCCCCTGGTCTCGGTCGCGGGCAGCGCGCCCGCCCGGGTCTGA
- a CDS encoding GNAT family N-acetyltransferase, with translation MTSTRAGGGIGLRDRGSVRVLGRDDVPAAVRVLSARPVENVFVAARVRAAGLDPATLGCQVWGYERDGALTALCHAGSNLVPVNADDEALQAWTEYAGRQRMCASIIGPAETATRFWRMLGDRWGPSWSEVRDVRPHQPVMTIVGDPLIEPDPRVRRVTLEHWDAYTEAAIKMYTEEIGVSPVSGNSAGYRFYVRQLISSGRAFALFDGEKVLFKADLGSVSGSVCQVQGVWLDPELRGRGMAPAAMAAVVKLARTVVPTVSLYVNDYNHAARATYDRVGFTQVGEFATIHY, from the coding sequence GTGACCTCGACCCGGGCGGGAGGGGGCATCGGCCTGCGCGACCGCGGCTCGGTCCGCGTGCTCGGCCGGGACGACGTCCCCGCCGCGGTACGGGTGCTGTCCGCACGGCCCGTCGAGAACGTCTTCGTCGCCGCTCGCGTCCGTGCCGCCGGCCTCGACCCGGCCACGCTCGGCTGCCAGGTGTGGGGCTACGAACGCGACGGCGCGCTGACCGCGCTCTGCCACGCCGGCTCCAACCTCGTCCCCGTCAACGCCGACGACGAGGCTCTGCAAGCCTGGACCGAGTACGCCGGCCGCCAGCGCATGTGCGCCTCGATCATCGGCCCCGCCGAGACCGCCACGCGGTTCTGGCGGATGCTGGGCGACCGCTGGGGCCCGAGCTGGTCCGAGGTGCGCGACGTCCGGCCGCACCAGCCGGTCATGACGATCGTCGGCGACCCCCTGATCGAGCCGGACCCCCGCGTACGGCGGGTGACCCTGGAGCACTGGGACGCCTACACCGAGGCGGCGATCAAGATGTACACCGAGGAGATCGGCGTCTCGCCGGTCTCCGGGAACTCGGCGGGCTATCGCTTCTACGTCCGTCAGCTGATCAGCAGCGGCCGGGCGTTCGCGCTGTTCGACGGCGAGAAGGTGCTCTTCAAGGCCGACCTGGGCTCGGTCTCGGGATCGGTCTGCCAGGTGCAGGGCGTCTGGCTCGACCCCGAGCTGCGCGGGCGCGGCATGGCGCCGGCGGCGATGGCCGCGGTGGTCAAGCTGGCCCGGACGGTGGTGCCGACCGTCTCGCTCTACGTGAACGACTACAACCACGCGGCGCGGGCGACCTACGACCGGGTCGGCTTCACCCAGGTCGGCGAGTTCGCGACGATCCACTACTAG
- the argG gene encoding argininosuccinate synthase: MSKVLTSLPVGQRVGIAFSGGLDTSCAVAWMRDAGAVPFTYTADLGQYDEDDLVGVPGRAKLYGAEEARLVDCRSALVNEGLAAMTCGAFHIRSGAQTYFNTTPLGRAVTGTLLVRAMHEDGVSIWGDGSTFKGNDIERFYRYGLLANPGLRIYKPWLDERFVTELGGRKEMSEWLVAHDLPYRDSTEKAYSTDANIWGATHEAKQLEQLDTSMEIVEPIMGVRFWDPSVEIETEDVTLTFEGGQPVAINGETFASDVDLVIAANTIGGRHGLGMSDQIENRIIEAKSRGVYEAPGMALLVLGYERLLSAIHNEDTLDAYFTQGRKLGRFLYEGRWFDPQALMIREGLQRWIASPVTGTVTLRLRRGNDYTILDTTGPALSYQPDRLSMERNGNAVFGPTDRIGQLTMRNLDIADTRTRLLGYAGRGQLVSEDHLRSDITLHLDLGDVTDNLSAYGDASELESGDSTSDPESLDRAAMESGTD, from the coding sequence ATGTCCAAGGTCCTCACCAGCCTCCCCGTCGGTCAACGGGTCGGGATCGCCTTCTCCGGCGGCCTCGACACCTCCTGCGCGGTGGCGTGGATGCGCGACGCGGGCGCCGTCCCCTTCACCTACACCGCCGACCTCGGCCAGTACGACGAGGACGACCTCGTCGGCGTCCCCGGCCGGGCCAAGCTGTACGGCGCCGAGGAGGCGCGGCTCGTCGACTGCCGCTCGGCCCTGGTGAACGAGGGCCTCGCCGCCATGACCTGCGGGGCGTTCCACATCCGCTCGGGCGCGCAGACGTACTTCAACACCACCCCGCTCGGCCGCGCCGTGACCGGCACGCTGCTGGTGCGCGCGATGCACGAGGACGGCGTGTCGATCTGGGGCGACGGGTCCACGTTCAAGGGCAACGACATCGAGCGGTTCTACCGCTACGGACTGCTGGCCAACCCGGGGCTGCGCATCTACAAGCCGTGGCTGGACGAGCGCTTCGTCACCGAGCTCGGCGGGCGCAAGGAGATGTCGGAGTGGCTCGTCGCGCACGACCTGCCCTACCGCGACAGCACCGAGAAGGCGTACTCGACCGACGCGAACATCTGGGGCGCCACCCACGAGGCCAAGCAGCTCGAGCAGCTCGACACCTCGATGGAGATCGTCGAGCCGATCATGGGCGTCCGCTTCTGGGACCCGTCGGTCGAGATCGAGACCGAGGACGTCACGCTGACGTTCGAGGGCGGCCAGCCGGTGGCGATCAACGGCGAGACGTTCGCCTCCGACGTCGACCTGGTGATCGCCGCGAACACGATCGGCGGTCGCCACGGGCTGGGCATGTCCGACCAGATCGAGAACCGGATCATCGAGGCCAAGAGCCGTGGCGTGTACGAGGCGCCCGGGATGGCGCTGCTGGTGCTCGGCTACGAGCGGCTGCTGTCGGCGATCCACAACGAGGACACGCTCGACGCGTACTTCACCCAGGGCCGCAAGCTCGGCCGCTTCCTCTACGAGGGCCGCTGGTTCGACCCGCAGGCGCTGATGATCCGCGAGGGCCTGCAGCGCTGGATCGCCTCGCCCGTCACCGGGACCGTCACGCTGCGGCTTCGTCGCGGCAACGACTACACGATCCTCGACACGACCGGCCCGGCGCTGTCCTACCAGCCCGACCGGCTCTCGATGGAGCGCAACGGCAACGCCGTGTTCGGTCCGACCGACCGGATCGGCCAGCTGACGATGCGCAACCTCGACATCGCCGACACCCGGACCCGGCTCCTCGGCTACGCCGGCCGCGGCCAGCTCGTGTCGGAGGACCACCTGCGCTCCGACATCACGCTGCATCTCGACCTGGGCGACGTGACCGACAACCTCTCGGCGTACGGCGATGCCTCCGAGCTCGAGAGCGGCGACAGCACGAGCGACCCCGAGTCCCTCGACCGCGCGGCGATGGAGTCCGGCACCGACTGA
- a CDS encoding alpha/beta fold hydrolase, protein MALQEITFTSANGRDTIQGWVYEPVGRATAVVQVVHGLGEHSRRYLHLVSTLLDAGYVVVAADHAGHGRTAMESGVWADAGDDAAQVVVADALRLQAEARDRLAGAAASTGAPALPWVVYGHSWGSLIARAMTSNPDARLSGLVLGGIAAQMRGIERVLDRPALAALAAGDQAAEPAPQELVGQLFDGFLERFGPGAGPTAWVALDADVVADHGRDPFNNFGAPLSARFLQGFVDLYDQVNGDAWYATVPSGLPVLILAGDQDPVTHYGEGAYHVANRLVATGHADVRTRVFPGVRHEVHNEPTTRAEVEREITEFVARVS, encoded by the coding sequence GTGGCCCTGCAGGAGATCACGTTCACCTCGGCGAACGGCCGAGACACCATCCAGGGGTGGGTCTACGAACCCGTCGGCCGGGCGACCGCGGTCGTCCAGGTCGTGCACGGGCTCGGGGAGCACTCACGGCGCTACCTGCACCTGGTCTCGACGCTGCTCGACGCCGGGTACGTCGTCGTGGCCGCCGACCACGCCGGGCACGGCCGGACGGCGATGGAGTCCGGCGTGTGGGCCGACGCGGGCGACGACGCGGCGCAGGTGGTCGTCGCCGACGCGCTGCGGCTGCAGGCGGAGGCCCGCGACCGGCTGGCCGGGGCGGCTGCGTCGACCGGAGCGCCCGCGCTCCCGTGGGTGGTCTACGGCCACAGCTGGGGGTCCCTGATCGCGCGAGCCATGACGTCCAACCCGGACGCCCGGCTCTCCGGGCTGGTGCTGGGCGGGATCGCCGCGCAGATGCGGGGCATCGAGCGGGTGCTCGACCGGCCCGCCCTCGCCGCGCTGGCGGCGGGCGACCAGGCCGCCGAGCCGGCCCCGCAGGAGCTCGTGGGCCAGCTGTTCGACGGCTTCCTCGAGCGGTTCGGACCCGGCGCGGGTCCCACCGCCTGGGTGGCCCTCGACGCCGACGTCGTCGCCGACCACGGGCGGGACCCCTTCAACAACTTCGGCGCCCCGCTGAGCGCCCGCTTCCTCCAGGGGTTCGTCGACCTCTACGACCAGGTGAACGGCGACGCCTGGTACGCGACGGTCCCCTCCGGGCTGCCGGTGCTGATCCTCGCCGGCGACCAGGATCCCGTGACGCACTACGGAGAGGGCGCGTACCACGTGGCGAACCGGCTGGTCGCGACCGGTCACGCGGACGTCCGGACCCGGGTGTTCCCCGGCGTCCGGCACGAGGTGCACAACGAACCCACCACCCGCGCCGAGGTCGAGCGCGAGATCACCGAGTTCGTGGCTCGCGTCTCCTGA
- a CDS encoding proline--tRNA ligase: MSQLFVRTLREDPADAEVPSHTWLVRAGYIRRAAPGIYSWLPLGLKVLQNVERIVREEMDAIGGQEVRFPALLPREPYDASGRWTDYGPNIFRLKDRKGADYLLGPTHEEMFTLAVKDLYSSYKDLPLTLYQIQTKYRDEPRPRAGILRGREFVMKDSYTFAIDVEAFREQYAAHRAAYIRIFDRLGFEYAVVSAMSGAMGGSASEEFLALSATGEDTFVRSPGGYAANVEAVRTPTPDDLPFDDVPAAHVEDTPDTPTIASLVAVANERYPRDDRPWTGADTLKNVVLMVTQPDGKQAPLVLGLPGDREVDLKRVQAQLEPAEVEIFDAFSDYPMLVKGYIGPEVLGEESGSGIRFLVDPRVGVGTRWITGANVNGQHVFDLVCGRDFTPDGFLEAAELREGDPAPDGSGPLELARGIEMGHIFQLGTRYADALGLKVLDQNGKLVTVTMGSYGLGCSRAVAAVADNTCDDKGLAWPRELAPYLVHVVVAGKDAAALAWATELATSLDEAGVSVLLDDRKASPGVKFADAEILGMPTIVVVGRGFADGNVEVRDRRSGERREVALDDALGEVVAEAHGRPSLVVPEQG; the protein is encoded by the coding sequence ATGTCCCAGCTGTTCGTGCGCACGCTGAGGGAGGACCCGGCCGACGCCGAGGTGCCGAGCCACACCTGGCTCGTCCGCGCCGGGTACATCCGCCGTGCGGCTCCCGGCATCTACTCCTGGCTCCCGCTCGGGCTCAAGGTCCTCCAGAACGTCGAGCGCATCGTCCGCGAGGAGATGGACGCCATCGGCGGCCAGGAGGTGCGGTTCCCTGCGCTGCTGCCGCGCGAGCCGTACGACGCGAGCGGGCGCTGGACCGACTACGGGCCCAACATCTTCCGCCTCAAGGACCGCAAGGGCGCCGACTACCTCCTCGGCCCGACGCACGAGGAGATGTTCACGCTCGCGGTCAAGGACCTGTACTCCTCGTACAAGGACCTGCCGCTGACGCTCTACCAGATCCAGACGAAGTACCGCGACGAGCCGCGGCCCCGCGCCGGGATCCTGCGCGGGCGCGAGTTCGTCATGAAGGACTCGTACACGTTCGCGATCGACGTGGAGGCGTTCCGCGAGCAGTACGCGGCCCACCGCGCCGCCTACATCCGGATCTTCGACCGGCTCGGCTTCGAGTACGCGGTCGTCTCCGCGATGTCGGGGGCCATGGGCGGCTCGGCGAGCGAGGAGTTCCTGGCGCTCTCGGCGACCGGCGAGGACACGTTCGTCCGCTCGCCCGGCGGCTACGCGGCCAACGTCGAGGCGGTCCGGACGCCCACGCCCGACGACCTGCCCTTCGACGACGTCCCCGCCGCGCACGTCGAGGACACCCCGGACACGCCGACGATCGCGAGCCTGGTCGCCGTGGCCAACGAGCGGTACCCGCGCGACGACCGGCCCTGGACCGGCGCGGACACCCTCAAGAACGTCGTCCTCATGGTCACCCAGCCCGACGGCAAGCAGGCCCCGCTGGTCCTCGGCCTGCCCGGCGACCGCGAGGTCGACCTCAAGCGCGTCCAGGCGCAGCTCGAGCCGGCCGAGGTGGAGATCTTCGACGCCTTCTCCGACTACCCGATGCTGGTCAAGGGCTACATCGGCCCGGAGGTCCTGGGGGAGGAGTCGGGCAGCGGCATCCGCTTCCTGGTCGACCCCCGCGTCGGCGTGGGCACCCGCTGGATCACCGGCGCCAACGTCAACGGCCAGCACGTCTTCGACCTGGTCTGCGGGCGCGACTTCACCCCGGACGGCTTCCTGGAGGCCGCCGAGCTGCGCGAGGGCGACCCGGCGCCGGACGGCTCGGGTCCGCTCGAGCTCGCGCGCGGCATCGAGATGGGCCACATCTTCCAGCTCGGCACCCGCTACGCCGACGCGCTCGGGCTCAAGGTGCTCGACCAGAACGGCAAGCTCGTCACCGTCACGATGGGCTCGTACGGGCTGGGGTGCTCGCGCGCGGTGGCGGCCGTGGCCGACAACACCTGCGACGACAAGGGCCTGGCCTGGCCGCGCGAGCTCGCGCCCTACCTGGTGCACGTCGTCGTCGCGGGCAAGGACGCCGCCGCGCTGGCGTGGGCGACGGAGCTCGCCACGTCCCTGGACGAGGCCGGCGTGAGCGTGCTCCTGGACGACCGCAAGGCCAGCCCGGGCGTGAAGTTCGCGGACGCGGAGATCCTCGGGATGCCGACGATCGTCGTGGTGGGCCGGGGCTTCGCCGACGGGAACGTCGAGGTGCGCGACCGCCGCAGCGGCGAGCGTCGCGAGGTGGCCCTGGACGACGCGCTCGGTGAGGTCGTCGCCGAGGCGCACGGGCGGCCGAGCCTCGTGGTGCCCGAGCAGGGCTGA
- a CDS encoding sulfite exporter TauE/SafE family protein, with translation MLAGLDLPLATLVLLVVVAFAAGWIDAVVGGGGLVQLPALLIGLPAGTPPAAILGTNKLSSMWGTATSAITYARRVRPDWRTVLSLVVGAGLGSAGGAQLAKLLPKDAFTPIVLVALVGVGLYTWRRPQLGLVSAVRHTGGAHYGRTAVIGLVVGAYDGFLGPGTGSFFVIALVGVLGYGFLEASGKAKIANLVTNVAALGVFAAHGTVLWGLGLSMGAANLLGGYLGARTAIARGNGFVRRVFLVVVAALAIKLAYDTVRMLAS, from the coding sequence GTGCTCGCGGGTCTCGACCTGCCGCTCGCCACCCTCGTCCTCCTGGTCGTCGTCGCGTTCGCCGCGGGCTGGATCGACGCGGTGGTCGGCGGCGGGGGTCTCGTCCAGCTGCCGGCGCTGCTCATCGGTCTCCCGGCGGGCACCCCGCCGGCGGCGATCCTCGGCACGAACAAGCTCTCCTCCATGTGGGGTACGGCGACGAGCGCGATCACGTACGCCCGCCGCGTCCGGCCCGACTGGCGCACCGTCCTGTCCCTCGTGGTCGGGGCGGGCCTGGGCTCGGCGGGCGGAGCCCAGCTGGCGAAGCTGCTGCCGAAGGACGCCTTCACCCCGATCGTGCTGGTGGCCCTGGTCGGCGTCGGCCTCTACACCTGGCGCCGCCCGCAGCTGGGGCTGGTGAGCGCGGTCCGCCACACGGGGGGCGCCCACTACGGCCGGACGGCGGTGATCGGGCTGGTGGTCGGTGCGTACGACGGCTTCCTCGGTCCGGGGACGGGCTCGTTCTTCGTCATCGCGCTGGTCGGCGTGCTCGGCTACGGCTTCCTCGAGGCCAGCGGCAAGGCGAAGATCGCCAACCTCGTGACCAACGTGGCCGCGCTCGGCGTGTTCGCGGCGCACGGCACGGTCCTGTGGGGCCTGGGCCTGTCGATGGGCGCGGCGAACCTGCTCGGCGGCTACCTCGGCGCCCGGACGGCGATCGCCCGGGGCAACGGGTTCGTGCGGCGCGTGTTCCTCGTCGTCGTCGCCGCGCTGGCGATCAAGCTGGCGTACGACACCGTCCGCATGCTCGCGAGCTGA
- a CDS encoding DUF4439 domain-containing protein has translation MPEAPTARWRRRDLLRLGLALPVLAGCSTSPAVAPLPGASGTSGPSLTPGAASPAPGPSVPATATAEQTLSVYAAAVLTGPRRADLSGDQRRLLTFLRDVHADHAMALAGADPTSRPTTATPAPTAEKPDLAKVSLGDALKRLAKQESAQAARHRRAATAATGLAALVAGSLAVAADSYAAALGASDTPSVSAKKARKPAALLSDVAATQQLVAQLHAVVYGYQLAIGKLGYSSSARRRAVAELATARRLLDVQIAFLLGRKADVPAAEPAYAPSSTVRSADDARRLVRGMQARLEPFVGLSLAAAATPEARTQALTLLAGTCRTARSWGAPLQAWPGWPD, from the coding sequence GTGCCCGAAGCCCCGACGGCCCGCTGGCGACGGCGGGACCTCCTGCGCCTCGGCCTCGCGCTCCCGGTGCTCGCCGGCTGCTCGACCTCCCCCGCCGTGGCCCCGCTGCCCGGCGCGTCGGGGACGAGCGGCCCGAGCCTGACGCCGGGTGCCGCCTCGCCCGCCCCGGGTCCCTCCGTGCCCGCCACCGCGACCGCGGAGCAGACGCTGTCGGTGTACGCCGCCGCCGTCCTCACCGGTCCCCGGCGAGCGGACCTGAGCGGCGACCAGCGCCGGCTGCTGACCTTCCTGCGTGACGTGCACGCGGACCACGCCATGGCCCTCGCCGGGGCGGACCCCACCTCGCGACCCACGACCGCCACGCCCGCCCCCACCGCCGAGAAGCCGGACCTGGCCAAGGTGAGCCTGGGCGACGCGCTGAAGCGCCTGGCCAAGCAGGAGTCGGCGCAGGCCGCCCGGCACCGCCGGGCCGCCACCGCGGCCACCGGTCTCGCGGCGCTCGTCGCCGGGTCGCTCGCGGTCGCCGCCGACTCGTACGCCGCCGCGCTCGGTGCCTCCGACACGCCGTCGGTGAGCGCGAAGAAGGCCCGCAAGCCGGCCGCCCTGCTGAGCGACGTCGCCGCCACCCAGCAGCTCGTCGCGCAGCTGCACGCCGTCGTCTACGGCTACCAGCTGGCGATCGGCAAGCTCGGGTACTCCAGCTCCGCCCGCCGGCGGGCCGTCGCCGAGCTCGCGACGGCGCGCCGGCTCCTCGACGTCCAGATCGCCTTCCTGCTCGGCCGCAAGGCCGACGTCCCGGCCGCCGAGCCCGCGTACGCCCCCTCCTCGACCGTGCGGTCGGCCGACGACGCCCGTCGGCTGGTGCGCGGGATGCAGGCGCGGCTGGAGCCATTCGTGGGGCTGTCACTGGCGGCGGCCGCGACGCCGGAGGCCCGGACGCAGGCCCTCACGCTGCTGGCCGGCACCTGCCGCACGGCACGTTCCTGGGGTGCGCCGCTGCAGGCCTGGCCGGGCTGGCCCGACTAG
- the rimP gene encoding ribosome maturation factor RimP: MRDAAIEAVVSPVLESFGLELDALEVVPAGKRRVVRIVVDGDGPKGRGPLLDDIASASRAVSEALDTSDATGQAAYTLEVSSRGVGRPLTAPKHWRRNATRLVRVDLLDGSQLTGRITEAGEDAVELDVDGAARRLRYDEITKALVQVELNRRQSDDDEDDDELEIDDDEDEDS; encoded by the coding sequence ATGAGGGATGCAGCGATCGAGGCCGTGGTGAGCCCGGTGCTGGAGAGCTTCGGGCTCGAGCTGGACGCCCTCGAGGTGGTCCCCGCCGGCAAGCGCCGCGTGGTGCGGATCGTCGTCGACGGCGACGGGCCCAAGGGCCGCGGACCCCTGCTCGACGACATCGCCTCGGCCAGCCGGGCGGTGTCCGAGGCGCTCGACACCTCGGACGCGACCGGCCAGGCGGCGTACACCCTCGAGGTCTCCTCGCGCGGCGTCGGCCGCCCCCTGACGGCACCCAAGCACTGGCGGCGGAACGCCACCCGTCTGGTGCGGGTCGACCTGCTCGACGGCAGCCAGCTGACCGGGCGCATCACCGAGGCCGGCGAGGACGCGGTGGAGCTCGACGTCGACGGCGCGGCGCGCCGGCTGCGCTACGACGAGATCACCAAGGCCCTCGTGCAGGTCGAGCTCAACCGCAGGCAGAGCGACGACGACGAGGACGACGACGAGCTCGAGATCGACGACGACGAGGACGAGGACAGCTGA
- the nusA gene encoding transcription termination factor NusA: MDIDISVLRLMEREKEISFELLASAIEEALLSAYEKTDAPVAGARVELNRRNGHVAVMVPERDEDGATVGEYDGTPDGFGRVAAATARQVIFQRLRDAEDEKKYGQFAAVEGDIVVGVVQQGRDSRTVLVDLGKTEAIMPLAEQVPGERYTHGTRLRVYVVAVRRELRGLQVVVSRTHPALVERLFALEVPEIADGTVEIKAVAREAGHRSKIAVISHNPDVSAKGACIGPMGSRVRAIMHELNDEKIDIVDWSPDSATFVGQALSPAKVTSVTVVDEGLRSARVVVPDYQLSLAIGREGQNARLAARLTGWRIDIRPDTEVQPSGD, translated from the coding sequence ATGGACATCGACATCTCCGTGCTACGGCTCATGGAGCGCGAGAAGGAGATCTCCTTCGAGCTGCTCGCCAGCGCGATCGAGGAGGCCCTGCTCTCCGCGTACGAGAAGACCGACGCGCCCGTGGCGGGCGCCCGCGTCGAGCTGAACCGGCGCAACGGCCACGTGGCCGTCATGGTCCCCGAGCGCGACGAGGACGGCGCGACGGTGGGGGAGTACGACGGGACCCCGGACGGCTTCGGCCGGGTCGCGGCGGCGACGGCGCGCCAGGTGATCTTCCAGCGGCTGCGCGACGCCGAGGACGAGAAGAAGTACGGGCAGTTCGCGGCGGTCGAGGGCGACATCGTCGTCGGCGTCGTCCAGCAGGGACGGGACTCGCGGACCGTGCTCGTCGACCTCGGCAAGACCGAGGCGATCATGCCGCTGGCCGAGCAGGTGCCGGGCGAGCGCTACACCCACGGCACGCGGCTCCGCGTCTACGTCGTCGCGGTGCGCCGGGAGCTGCGCGGGCTGCAGGTCGTCGTGAGCCGGACCCACCCCGCGCTGGTCGAGCGGCTCTTCGCGCTCGAGGTGCCCGAGATCGCCGACGGCACGGTCGAGATCAAGGCCGTGGCCCGCGAGGCCGGCCACCGCAGCAAGATCGCCGTGATCAGCCACAACCCCGACGTGAGCGCCAAGGGCGCCTGCATCGGCCCGATGGGGTCGCGGGTGCGGGCGATCATGCACGAGCTCAACGACGAGAAGATCGACATCGTCGACTGGTCGCCCGACTCGGCCACGTTCGTGGGGCAGGCGCTGTCTCCGGCCAAGGTCACCTCGGTGACGGTGGTCGACGAGGGGCTCCGCTCCGCCCGCGTCGTGGTCCCCGACTACCAGCTCTCGCTGGCCATCGGGCGCGAGGGGCAGAACGCCCGCCTCGCCGCCCGCCTGACCGGCTGGCGGATCGACATCCGCCCGGACACCGAGGTCCAGCCGTCGGGTGACTGA